Proteins encoded together in one Solanum lycopersicum chromosome 7, SLM_r2.1 window:
- the LOC112941812 gene encoding uncharacterized protein isoform X2 has translation MVRHIHSMVDEAKTLGDNPSYEALYMFRKMVRDQGSDCLKYVHEADRVHVSADYRRDVVQPVQLHHPVRRRGKGGVAGRRERAVERAQTHVEIDQATQNVQEALEDDQATSNYNIGSISGGCTHEITQASNMTYQLSETDIMPYVTPQTLQISSHPSLSSLENVIGNFENVPNFNSSPVPLIIETPDATNSLEDPNHDVDDNDPKDASEGRDTTIQNSEPSRREKRKIKLKPCGIGGHYAIQHVQKQRAKNK, from the exons ATG gtGCGGCATATTCATTCGATGGTTGATGAAGCTAAAACACTTGGTGATAATCCATCATATGAGGCCTTATACATGTTTAGAAAAATGGTGCGAGATCAAGGTTCTGATTGTTTGAAATATGTCCATGAGGCTGACAGGGTTCATGTGTCAGCCGATTATAGAAGAGATGTGGTACAACCTGTCCAGTTACATCACCCAGTTCGTAGGCGAGGAAAAGGTGGTGTTGCAGGTAGGAGAGAACGTGCTGTTGAAAGAGCACAAACACATGTTGAAATAGATCAGGCCACACAAAATGTCCAAGAAGCCTTAGAAGATGATCAAGCAACATCCAATTATAATATTGGTTCTATTTCAGGAGGTTGCACTCATGAAATCACTCAGGCATCAAATATGACATATCAACTGTCAGAAACAGATATCATGCCATACGTGACGCCACAGACTCTACAAATATCAAGTCATCCAAGTCTTTCATCACTTGAGAATGTCATTGGTAATTTTGAGAATGTCCCAAATTTTAACTCATCGCCTGTGCCTCTGATCATTGAAACCCCTGATGCCACTAATAGTTTAGAGGACCCGAATCATGATGTGGACGATAATGATCCAAAGGATGCAAGTGAAGGTCGTGATACGACTATTCAAAATAGTGAACCATCAAGGAGGGAGAAGCGTAAAATTAAACTTAAGCCTTGTGGGATTG GCGGTCACTATGCTATCCAACATGTCCAAAAACAGAGAGCCAAGAATAA GTGA
- the LOC112941812 gene encoding serine/threonine-protein phosphatase 7 long form homolog isoform X1, whose product MANDSEYKLDPGPLESNVLTGQLTHRSQDIWEGNVNMILNTRREDGNFWKLIEKYPIHPRVLEVIRLSGLYGVYKSNRPAIDRSLITALVERWRPETHTFHFRTGEATITLQDVEVLYGLPVNGDPVLGNEMIRTIEDWQNICQRLLGFVPSLEDFKTNSIKVAAFNSHVLSQPHLSNMATQDMVNQKARCFMFWMIAGMMMADTSSGYLKLMYLPMLEDVNKIGSYSWGSATLAYLYHFLCKASQSTQNEIAGFLPLLQIWAWERVTVLRPQIVSHRDARTICHVGLPRGPHATRWFAHLSWTNTTKHVLKVYRDALDSMIEDQFIWEPYSDDLIESLPLYCHAGRDIWRVRVPIFCWDVVEVHLPDRVMRQFGLQQAIPTPFPFDSNHFCHDRRGRPNTNWELEHAHWLSFWNQRLQYSCDAPVNNEPLRYDDPYLI is encoded by the exons ATGGCTAATGATAGTGAATACAAGTTGGATCCCGGTCCATTGGAATCGAATGTATTAACGGGACAACTTACTCATAGATCACAAGATATATGGGAAGGAAATGTTAATATGATTCTTAATACGAGGAGAGAAGATGGAAATTTTTGGAAGCTCATAGAGAAATATCCCATCCATCCACGAGTTCTTGAAGTAATTAGGTTATCTGGATTATATGGTGTTTACAAATCTAATCGGCCTGCTATTGACCGTAGTTTGATCACTGCACTAGTTGAGCGTTGGCGTCCCGAAACTCACACTTTTCACTTTAGAACAGGCGAAGCAACAATTACCTTGCAGGACGTAGAGGTGTTGTATGGATTACCTGTGAATGGTGATCCAGTACTTGGTAATGAAATGATAAGGACCATAGAGGATTGGCAAAACATTTGTCAAAGATTATTAGGTTTTGTTCCTTCTCTTGAAGACTTCAAAACAAATTCCATCAAGGTCGCTGCATTTAATTCACACGTGTTAAGCCAGCCACATTTGTCGAACATGGCAACACAAGATATGGTTAATCAGAAGGCAAGATGTTTCATGTTCTGGATGATTGCAGGTATGATGATGGCGGATACATCTAGTGGTTATTTGAAGCTTATGTACCTGCCTATGCTCGAAGACGTCAATAAAATTGGATCTTATAGTTGGGGGAGTGCGACCTTGGCATACTTGTATCATTTTCTTTGTAAAGCTTCACAGAGTACCCAAAATGAGATAGCCGGATTTTTGCCACTACTTCAG ATTTGGGCGTGGGAGAGAGTCACTGTTCTCCGTCCTCAAATAGTATCCCACAGAGATGCGAGAACTATTTGTCATGTTGGTTTGCCTAGGGGTCCGCATGCTACTAGATGGTTTGCACATCTTAGTTGGACGAATACTACCAAGCATGTGTTGAAAGTTTATAGGGATGCACTTGACTCTATGATAGAAGATCAG TTTATTTGGGAACCGTATTCCGATGACTTAATTGAGAGTCTTCCTCTCTATTGTCATGCTGGACGAGACATATGGCGAGTTAGAGTTCCAATATTTTGTTGGGATGTGGTCGAGGTTCATTTGCCAGATCGTGTTATGAGGCAATTTGGACTACAACAAGCTATACCAACTCCGTTTCCATTTGATTCTAACCACTTTTGTCATGATCGTCGAGGAAGACCAAATACAAATTGGGAGTTAGAACATGCACATTGGTTATCATTTTGGAACCAACGTCTCCAATATAGTTGTGATGCACCGGTTAATAATGAACCACTTCGCTATGATGATCCATATCTTATTTAG
- the LOC138337312 gene encoding uncharacterized protein, with protein MSSPEVKTFKFVFWAFKPCIDGFQTCRPVISVDGTHMYGKYEIKLLIAVGVDGNDNILPLAFGIVDKESKEAWKWFFRKLSLHVIKDREDICIISDRAKGILTSLSELWRLQEPRAFHRFCLRHLKSNFQSQFPNRDLSNLMWRAATTHQVRKFEALMWEIQEENREAYEYLILLKKAQGLPVTAMVRLSLEQTVERYTRRCQKTHQLVEQKELWTSSFKKKWEKNYENSKRHFVYDWNISTGIYEVTERMGALARNFVSEHFTIENYVTTYSGSFSPIGHEAYWPSPSFIMRSNEFYRRPNRSRTTRIHNEMDRDTATYGRACGLCKQTGHDRRRCPTRNQI; from the exons ATGAGTTCACCAGAGGTAAAAACTTTTAagtttgtattttgggctttcaAGCCATGCATTGATGGGTTCCAAACTTGTCGTCCTGTTATTTCAGTAGATGGAACTCATATGTATGGTAAATATGAGATAAAATTGTTAATTGCTGTTGGAGTTGACGGAAATGATAACATTCTTCCTCTTGCGTTTGGTATTGTTGACAAAGAGTCGAAAGAGGCATGGAAATGGTTTTTTAGGAAATTGAGTTTACATGTGATAAAAGATAGAGAAGATATTTGTATTATCTCTGATAGGGCAAAAGGAATCTTGACTAGTTTATCGGAGTTGTGGCGATTGCAGGAACCTCGGGCCTTTCATCGATTTTGTCTGAGACATcttaaaagtaattttcaatCTCAATTTCCAAATAGGGACCTCAGTAATCTTATGTGGAGGGCTGCTACAACTCATCAAGTAAGGAAGTTTGAAGCTTTGATGTGGgaaattcaagaagaaaatagagaagCATATGAATACCTCAT ACTTCTAAAGAAAGCTCAAGGCTTGCCCGTCACTGCTATGGTTAGACTTTCATTGGAGCAAACCGTTGAACGATATACTCGTAGATGTCAAAAAACTCACCAACTTGTTGAGCAAAAGGAATTATGGACAAGCAGTTTCAAAAAGAAGTGGGagaaaaactatgaaaattcaaaaagacACTTTGTTTATGATTGGAATATATCCACAGGGATATATGAG GTTACTGAAAGAATGGGAGCATTAGCTAGAAATTTTGTCAGCGAGCATTTCACAATAGAGAATTATGTTACAACATATTCTGGGTCATTCTCACCGATTGGACACGAGGCATATTGGCCATCACCAAGCTTTATAATGAGAAGTAATGAATTCTATCGACGTCCCAATCGATCAAGGACcactagaattcataatgaGATGGATCGTGATACTGCAACATATGGGCGGGCTTGTGGATTGTGTAAACAAACTGGGCATGACAGGCGTCGATGTCCAACTCGAAATCAAATTTAA